From a single Mangifera indica cultivar Alphonso chromosome 19, CATAS_Mindica_2.1, whole genome shotgun sequence genomic region:
- the LOC123203366 gene encoding uncharacterized protein LOC123203366, translating to MKHQPDHIAPLFCEKVVFPRLEEMILLHLGKLKLIWRNQLRGNSFCKLKEVRVEFCENLVTIVPSNSAQGLLTFQNLETLTVGNCWNIKSLFPVSTATSLLQLKNLWLFSCGLEAIVAEQEVDGTPKFFFPQLTRLKLDNLPELKHFYMGSYTAEWPMLKELLVYFCKKIKVHAYDGESQPALFSFEKVIPNLELLGLNPNNVTSLCLDRVPPRSFWKIKFLVLSSFDDDSIGFQFDLLQKSHNLEKLGLCDCTFQEMLPHEGYARKQESQMETFLRNLQTLRVFRCHRLTYLMSSSYICFKNIKHLEVYCCNGLASVLGCSAAKTLVQIKTIKIIECELLTKVMTTEFEIETTEE from the exons ATGAAGCACCAACCAGACCATATTGCACCTCTCTTCTGTGAAAAG GTTGTGTTTCCAAGGTTGGAGGAGATGATACTCTTACACTTGGGTAAATTGAAGTTGATCTGGCGCAACCAACTCCGTGGAAATTCTTTTTGCAAATTAAAAGAAGTGAGAGTTGAATTCTGTGAAAATTTGGTGACTATTGTTCCATCTAATAGTGCTCAAGGACTTCTTACCTTTCAGAATCTAGAAACATTAACTGTTGGGAACTGTTGGAATATAAAAAGTCTGTTTCCAGTTTCTACAGCTACTAGTCTTTTGCAACTCAAAAACCTTTGGCTATTCTCTTGCGGTTTGGAGGCTATTGTTGCCGAGCAGGAAGTAGATGGGactccaaaatttttttttcctcaattaACGCGGCTCAAGCTGGACAATTTACCAGAGCTCAAACATTTCTACATGGGGTCCTATACAGCAGAGTGGCCAATGCTTAAGGAATTGTTGGTGTACTTTTGTAAGAAGATAAAAGTACATGCTTACGATGGAGAGAGCCAACCTGCCCTATTTTCGTTTGAAAAG GTCATACCTAATTTGGAATTATTGGGTTTAAATCCCAATAACGTAACATCCTTATGTCTTGATCGTGTTCCCCCAAGAAgcttttggaaaattaaatttcttgtgCTGAGTAGCTTTGATGATGATTCTATCGGATTTCAGTTTGATCTCCTTCAAAAATCGCACAATCTGGAAAAACTTGGTCTATGTGATTGTACTTTCCAAGAAATGCTCCCACATGAAGGATATGCAAGGAAACAAGAATCCCAAATGGAAACATTTCTCCGGAATCTTCAAACTTTGAGAGTATTCAGATGTCATCGTTTGACATATTTAATGTCATCCTCATACATTTGCTTCAAAAACATAAAGCATTTGGAAGTCTACTGTTGTAATGGATTGGCAAGTGTACTAGGATGCTCAGCAGCAAAAACTCTTGTCCaaatcaaaacaatcaaaatcatAGAATGCGAGTTGCTGACAAAGGTTATGACAACTGAGTTTGAGATAGAGACAACAGAAGAGTAG
- the LOC123203367 gene encoding TLC domain-containing protein 2-like: MARTSYNQSHNNKAGVFFFATLLLWMVSVLFEIVFNKRKELLWIVYGAFFFQFSNWVVRFAVSRDPLFVNTAVSLLHSTVTSVSVVLILVNQWVRNGSQTMFEHSQLVGGTWPWAYPALCFSCGYFAYDQWDMLHYRLYSGLIPSILVHHLLLLICFTLALYRNITINYLILTLICELHSIFLHVRKVRRMAGIRDAKSRIVRVEWILNWTMFVLARFASHVLITVKLIKDASKFEKGIELPLALFGMFGMNLLNFFLAIDLFKAFRKEKTPAQMNNHHAD, translated from the exons ATGGCAAGAACGAGCTATAATCAAAGTCATAACAACAAGGCTGGTGTCTTCTTTTTTGCCACTCTGCTTCTGTGGATGGTCTCCGTTTTGTTCGAAATAGTGTTCAACAAGCGCAAAGAGCTGCTTTGGATCGTCTATGGTgctttctttttccaattttccAACTGGGTTGTCAGATTTGCGGTCTCTCGGGACCCTCTCTTTGTTAATACCGCTGTCTCTCTTCTTCATTCTACTGTCACTTCCGTTTCAG TGGTATTGATTTTAGTTAATCAATGGGTAAGAAATGGTTCACAAACAATGTTTGAGCACTCACAGTTGGTTGGTGGTACTTGGCCATGGGCATACCCGGCTTTATGCTTCTCCTGTGGTTACTTTGCATATGATCAGTGGGATATGCTGCACTACCGGTTATACAGTGGATTGATTCCTTCCATCCTTGTGCATCATCTGTTGCTGCTGATTTGCTTCACTCTTGCTTTATACCGAAATATTACTATCAACTACCTTATTCTTACTCTCATTTGTGAG CTACATTCCATATTTTTACATGTGAGGAAAGTAAGACGGATGGCCGGGATTCGTGATGCCAAGAGTAGAATTGTTAGGGTGGAGTGGATTCTCAATTGGACCATGTTTGTTCTTGCGAGGTTTGCATCTCATGTTCTGATCACTGTCAAGCTGATTAAAGATGCTTCCAAGTTTGAAAAGGGCATCGAGTTGCCACTTGCTTTGTTTGGGATGTTTGGCATGAACTTGcttaattttttccttgccaTTGATCTCTTCAAGGCTTTCAGGAAGGAGAAAACACCAGCACAGATGAATAATCATCATGCTGATTGA
- the LOC123203368 gene encoding filament-like plant protein 1 isoform X2: MEKRKWLWKRKSSERSPGETESSGSISSHSERFSDDQEALKASPNHSSQSPEVTSKAVSVGEDINDSVRTLTEKLSAALVNVSAKEELVKQHAKVAEEAIAGWEKAENEVVVLKQKLEAAVQQNSTLEARVSHLDGALKECVRQLRQGREEQEQKIQEAVEKKTREWEAMKLELESQLLELQSKAESVKSEPPVQNDPDLSHMLELLKKENSALKNELLSQTEELEIRAIERDLSAQVAETASKQHLESIKKVAKLEAECRKLKAMACRSSSTNDLKSGAASSICVESLVDSQSEFGERLNLVEFDTHKISGSEVNKSELSCSDSWASALIVELDQFKTCNRNLPACSMEIDLMDDFLEMERLAAMHNNGSGNNLESEAVTKQSIDAESLLRAELEAMIHRTAELEEKVEKMMAEKGALEEIIEKMEAEKGILEEKIEYKEAEKGELLEKMEKLEAEKGELEGEMEKMEAEKAVQEEAMEKMEAEKGVLEEEMEKVEAEKGILEEEMEKMEAEKGEMELKLEKMEAEKGEMELKLEKMESEKGELEEHIKKMKVEKAELELSLTKSEDCVEASELLLRENKMKLEELERQINLTNESKQAIESKFVNTEVEVQTLSAKIDSLEDEVEKERALSAQITVKCQKLEEELWRTKQEVELQQIAKSNTEVKIKQEDLDVASGKLAECQKTIASLGKQLKSLATLEDFLIDTASIPKFPREGLSVPKAGGEPWKLHSNETFSPKRELTASSIAAKITVPSLNNSDGKTPPSILSSTSSAVSSNHVNHDKNRNGFAKFFSRTKNGIQLEL; the protein is encoded by the exons ATGGAAAAGCGAAAATGGTTATGGAAGAGGAAGTCTTCTGAGAGAAGTCCTGGCGAAACGGAGAGTTCAGGGTCGATTTCTTCACATTCGGAGAGATTCTCCGATGACCAG GAAGCTTTGAAGGCATCTCCTAATCACAGTTCTCAATCTCCTGAAGTCACATCAAAAGCTGTATCTGTTGGAGAAGATATTAATGATAGTGTTAGGACTCTAACAGAAAAGTTATCTGCTGCTCTGGTGAATGTTAGTGCCAAAGAGGAGTTGGTGAAGCAGCATGCCAAAGTTGCAGAAGAAGCTATTGCAG gCTGGGAAAAGGCTGAAAATGAAGTGGTTGTCTTAAAGCAGAAACTTGAGGCTGCAGTACAGCAGAACTCAACACTGGAAGCTAGGGTGAGCCATCTTGATGGGGCCCTCAAGGAATGTGTTAGGCAACTAAGACAAGGAAGAGAAGAGCAGGAGCAAAAGATCCAAGAAGCTGTTGAGAAGAAAACCCGTGAGTGGGAGGCCATGAAACTTGAACTGGAGAGCCAGCTTCTTGAGCTCCAGAGCAAAGCAGAATCTGTTAAATCTGAACCTCCTGTCCAGAATGATCCTGATCTTTCCCACATGCTTGAACTTTTGAAAAAAGAGAACTCAGCCCTCAAAAATGAGCTCCTTTCTCAAACTGAGGAGTTAGAAATCAGAGCAATTGAAAGAGACTTGAGTGCCCAAGTTGCTGAAACCGCCAGCAAGCAACATTTAGAGAGCATAAAGAAGGTTGCCAAGCTTGAGGCTGAGTGCAGGAAGTTAAAAGCAATGGCTTGTAGATCTTCATCAACTAATGACCTTAAATCTGGTGCTGCCTCCTCAATTTGTGTTGAATCGCTTGTGGATAGTCAATCAGAATTTGGGGAACGGCTAAACTTGGTGGAGTTTGATACCCACAAAATAAGTGGCTCTGAAGTGAATAAGTCTGAGCTAAGTTGTTCTGACTCATGGGCATCAGCCCTAATTGTGGAGCTTGATCAGTTTAAAACTTGTAATAGAAATCTCCCTGCCTGTTCAATGGAAATTGATCTAATGGATGATTTTCTTGAGATGGAGCGACTTGCTGCAATGCATAATAATGGAAGTGGAAATAATTTAGAATCAGAAGCTGTTACCAAGCAATCTATTGATGCAGAAAGTTTGTTAAGAGCTGAACTTGAAGCAATGATTCACCGAACTGCTGAACTGGAAGAAAAAGTAGAAAAGATGATGGCTGAGAAAGGTGCATTAGaagaaataattgaaaagaTGGAAGCAGAGAAAGGTATACtggaagaaaaaattgaatataaggAAGCAGAGAAAGGTGAACTGctagaaaaaatggaaaagttGGAAGCAGAAAAAGGTGAACTGGAAGGAGAAATGGAAAAGATGGAAGCAGAGAAAGCTGTACAGGAAGAAGCGATGGAAAAGATGGAAGCAGAGAAAGGCGTACtggaagaagaaatggaaaaggTGGAAGCAGAGAAAGGCATACtggaagaagaaatggaaaagaTGGAAGCAGAGAAAGGTGAAATGGAATTAAAACTGGAAAAGATGGAAGCAGAGAAAGGTGAAATGGAATTAAAACTGGAAAAGATGGAATCAGAGAAAGGTGAATTGGAAgagcatattaaaaaaatgaaagtagaGAAAGCTGAACTGGAATTGTCTCTAACAAAAAGTGAAGATTGTGTTGAGGCATCAGAGCTTCTGTTGCGGGAGAATAAAATGAAGTTGGAGGAGCTTGAAAGGCAGATAAATTTGACAAATGAATCGAAGCAGGCCATTGAGTCTAAATTTGTCAATACCGAAGTGGAGGTTCAAACATTGTCAGCAAAGATTGACTCATTAGAAGACGAGGTTGAAAAGGAGAGGGCTTTGTCTGCACAGATTACAGTAAAGTGTCAGAAATTGGAAGAAGAGCTGTGGAGAACGAAACAGGAAGTTGAGCTCCAACAAATTGCAAAGTCGAACACTGAAGTAAAGATAAAACAG GAGGACCTAGATGTGGCTTCTGGGAAACTCGCTGAGTGCCAGAAAACAATAGCATCTCTAGGGAAGCAGCTAAAGTCTCTGGCAACATTGGAAGACTTCCTGATTGATACTGCAAGCATACCCAAATTCCCTAGGGAAGGATTATCGGTTCCTAAAGCTGGTGGAGAACCATGGAAGTTACATTCAAATGAAACATTTTCACCCAAAAGAGAACTTACTGCCTCAAGTATAGCTGCCAAGATTACTGTTCCTTCATTAAACAATAGTGATGGTAAAACACCACCCTCTATATTGTCATCTACTTCATCTGCTGTGTCATCAAATCATGTCAATCATGATAAGAACCGGAATGGGTTTGCCAAGTTCTTCTCTCGGACTAAGAATGGAATACAACTAGAACTCTAG
- the LOC123203368 gene encoding filament-like plant protein 1 isoform X1, with protein sequence MEKRKWLWKRKSSERSPGETESSGSISSHSERFSDDQQEALKASPNHSSQSPEVTSKAVSVGEDINDSVRTLTEKLSAALVNVSAKEELVKQHAKVAEEAIAGWEKAENEVVVLKQKLEAAVQQNSTLEARVSHLDGALKECVRQLRQGREEQEQKIQEAVEKKTREWEAMKLELESQLLELQSKAESVKSEPPVQNDPDLSHMLELLKKENSALKNELLSQTEELEIRAIERDLSAQVAETASKQHLESIKKVAKLEAECRKLKAMACRSSSTNDLKSGAASSICVESLVDSQSEFGERLNLVEFDTHKISGSEVNKSELSCSDSWASALIVELDQFKTCNRNLPACSMEIDLMDDFLEMERLAAMHNNGSGNNLESEAVTKQSIDAESLLRAELEAMIHRTAELEEKVEKMMAEKGALEEIIEKMEAEKGILEEKIEYKEAEKGELLEKMEKLEAEKGELEGEMEKMEAEKAVQEEAMEKMEAEKGVLEEEMEKVEAEKGILEEEMEKMEAEKGEMELKLEKMEAEKGEMELKLEKMESEKGELEEHIKKMKVEKAELELSLTKSEDCVEASELLLRENKMKLEELERQINLTNESKQAIESKFVNTEVEVQTLSAKIDSLEDEVEKERALSAQITVKCQKLEEELWRTKQEVELQQIAKSNTEVKIKQEDLDVASGKLAECQKTIASLGKQLKSLATLEDFLIDTASIPKFPREGLSVPKAGGEPWKLHSNETFSPKRELTASSIAAKITVPSLNNSDGKTPPSILSSTSSAVSSNHVNHDKNRNGFAKFFSRTKNGIQLEL encoded by the exons ATGGAAAAGCGAAAATGGTTATGGAAGAGGAAGTCTTCTGAGAGAAGTCCTGGCGAAACGGAGAGTTCAGGGTCGATTTCTTCACATTCGGAGAGATTCTCCGATGACCAG CAGGAAGCTTTGAAGGCATCTCCTAATCACAGTTCTCAATCTCCTGAAGTCACATCAAAAGCTGTATCTGTTGGAGAAGATATTAATGATAGTGTTAGGACTCTAACAGAAAAGTTATCTGCTGCTCTGGTGAATGTTAGTGCCAAAGAGGAGTTGGTGAAGCAGCATGCCAAAGTTGCAGAAGAAGCTATTGCAG gCTGGGAAAAGGCTGAAAATGAAGTGGTTGTCTTAAAGCAGAAACTTGAGGCTGCAGTACAGCAGAACTCAACACTGGAAGCTAGGGTGAGCCATCTTGATGGGGCCCTCAAGGAATGTGTTAGGCAACTAAGACAAGGAAGAGAAGAGCAGGAGCAAAAGATCCAAGAAGCTGTTGAGAAGAAAACCCGTGAGTGGGAGGCCATGAAACTTGAACTGGAGAGCCAGCTTCTTGAGCTCCAGAGCAAAGCAGAATCTGTTAAATCTGAACCTCCTGTCCAGAATGATCCTGATCTTTCCCACATGCTTGAACTTTTGAAAAAAGAGAACTCAGCCCTCAAAAATGAGCTCCTTTCTCAAACTGAGGAGTTAGAAATCAGAGCAATTGAAAGAGACTTGAGTGCCCAAGTTGCTGAAACCGCCAGCAAGCAACATTTAGAGAGCATAAAGAAGGTTGCCAAGCTTGAGGCTGAGTGCAGGAAGTTAAAAGCAATGGCTTGTAGATCTTCATCAACTAATGACCTTAAATCTGGTGCTGCCTCCTCAATTTGTGTTGAATCGCTTGTGGATAGTCAATCAGAATTTGGGGAACGGCTAAACTTGGTGGAGTTTGATACCCACAAAATAAGTGGCTCTGAAGTGAATAAGTCTGAGCTAAGTTGTTCTGACTCATGGGCATCAGCCCTAATTGTGGAGCTTGATCAGTTTAAAACTTGTAATAGAAATCTCCCTGCCTGTTCAATGGAAATTGATCTAATGGATGATTTTCTTGAGATGGAGCGACTTGCTGCAATGCATAATAATGGAAGTGGAAATAATTTAGAATCAGAAGCTGTTACCAAGCAATCTATTGATGCAGAAAGTTTGTTAAGAGCTGAACTTGAAGCAATGATTCACCGAACTGCTGAACTGGAAGAAAAAGTAGAAAAGATGATGGCTGAGAAAGGTGCATTAGaagaaataattgaaaagaTGGAAGCAGAGAAAGGTATACtggaagaaaaaattgaatataaggAAGCAGAGAAAGGTGAACTGctagaaaaaatggaaaagttGGAAGCAGAAAAAGGTGAACTGGAAGGAGAAATGGAAAAGATGGAAGCAGAGAAAGCTGTACAGGAAGAAGCGATGGAAAAGATGGAAGCAGAGAAAGGCGTACtggaagaagaaatggaaaaggTGGAAGCAGAGAAAGGCATACtggaagaagaaatggaaaagaTGGAAGCAGAGAAAGGTGAAATGGAATTAAAACTGGAAAAGATGGAAGCAGAGAAAGGTGAAATGGAATTAAAACTGGAAAAGATGGAATCAGAGAAAGGTGAATTGGAAgagcatattaaaaaaatgaaagtagaGAAAGCTGAACTGGAATTGTCTCTAACAAAAAGTGAAGATTGTGTTGAGGCATCAGAGCTTCTGTTGCGGGAGAATAAAATGAAGTTGGAGGAGCTTGAAAGGCAGATAAATTTGACAAATGAATCGAAGCAGGCCATTGAGTCTAAATTTGTCAATACCGAAGTGGAGGTTCAAACATTGTCAGCAAAGATTGACTCATTAGAAGACGAGGTTGAAAAGGAGAGGGCTTTGTCTGCACAGATTACAGTAAAGTGTCAGAAATTGGAAGAAGAGCTGTGGAGAACGAAACAGGAAGTTGAGCTCCAACAAATTGCAAAGTCGAACACTGAAGTAAAGATAAAACAG GAGGACCTAGATGTGGCTTCTGGGAAACTCGCTGAGTGCCAGAAAACAATAGCATCTCTAGGGAAGCAGCTAAAGTCTCTGGCAACATTGGAAGACTTCCTGATTGATACTGCAAGCATACCCAAATTCCCTAGGGAAGGATTATCGGTTCCTAAAGCTGGTGGAGAACCATGGAAGTTACATTCAAATGAAACATTTTCACCCAAAAGAGAACTTACTGCCTCAAGTATAGCTGCCAAGATTACTGTTCCTTCATTAAACAATAGTGATGGTAAAACACCACCCTCTATATTGTCATCTACTTCATCTGCTGTGTCATCAAATCATGTCAATCATGATAAGAACCGGAATGGGTTTGCCAAGTTCTTCTCTCGGACTAAGAATGGAATACAACTAGAACTCTAG